In one Acetobacter sp. genomic region, the following are encoded:
- a CDS encoding methyl-accepting chemotaxis protein, translated as MLKSWPGGWADAKATLAALRQSFAVIEFDTRGIILSANENFCHAMGYKSEELIGRHHSIFAEPDYASSPEYRAFWEKLASGECVTGECVRIGKDGNEVWLQASYSPVRDVSGNVYKIVKLASVITGSVMEATDSKGKLEALSRVQAVIEFLPDGTIMTANKNFLKTVAYDLQEIQGRHHSMFVETSVAKTSEYAAFWDKLRAGEFVSSECKRIGKNGKEIWLQTSYNPIFDRKGRIIKVVKFATDITRRVQAINEIEHGLKKLASNTLNYRLTTPIDSTYEGLRHDFNKAIQNLDQTIGAISSSVTTVGRGADEITTASVDLAQRTETQAVSLEETASRLNQLTNAVTRSADGAKDASTLASNVRTNAARSGEVVNNAVKAMEQIRNTSQSISQIVGMIDEIAFLTNMLSLNAAVEAARAGEAGVGFSVVASEVRQLAKRSADASKQIRDLISSSDIQVQRGVEMVGTAGKALQSIMAEMFHMDNLMSDIATGAQEQAQGLAQINESVSKLDHMTQKNAAMATQSTKAANALDGQAKRLERLTGNFKITSSGETLAQIFTPELCGV; from the coding sequence ATGTTAAAATCTTGGCCCGGTGGCTGGGCGGATGCGAAAGCAACACTGGCAGCGCTCCGACAGTCATTTGCGGTCATCGAGTTTGACACCCGGGGCATTATCCTAAGCGCGAACGAAAATTTCTGTCACGCAATGGGGTATAAATCCGAGGAACTCATCGGTCGGCATCACAGTATTTTTGCCGAACCGGATTACGCCAGCAGTCCGGAATATCGTGCTTTCTGGGAGAAGCTGGCCAGTGGCGAATGCGTGACTGGTGAGTGTGTGCGTATCGGAAAAGATGGCAATGAGGTCTGGTTGCAGGCGTCCTACTCCCCTGTGCGTGACGTCTCCGGCAACGTGTACAAGATCGTAAAGCTTGCATCCGTCATTACCGGCTCCGTTATGGAAGCAACCGATTCCAAAGGAAAGCTGGAGGCGCTTTCCCGTGTGCAGGCCGTTATCGAATTTCTGCCTGATGGCACGATCATGACGGCCAATAAAAATTTTCTGAAAACTGTCGCTTACGATCTTCAGGAAATACAAGGACGTCATCACAGCATGTTTGTTGAAACGAGTGTCGCGAAGACATCCGAATATGCCGCTTTCTGGGACAAGCTGCGAGCCGGTGAATTTGTGTCTTCCGAGTGCAAGCGGATCGGCAAGAATGGCAAGGAAATCTGGTTGCAGACCTCCTACAATCCGATTTTTGACCGGAAAGGCCGTATTATCAAGGTCGTCAAGTTCGCCACCGACATTACCCGACGCGTACAGGCCATCAATGAAATCGAGCATGGCCTGAAGAAGCTGGCCAGCAATACACTCAATTACCGCCTCACCACACCAATCGACAGCACTTACGAAGGTCTCCGGCACGACTTCAACAAGGCCATCCAGAACCTCGATCAGACCATTGGCGCCATTTCCTCTTCGGTCACGACAGTTGGCCGGGGAGCTGACGAGATTACCACAGCCTCGGTCGATCTGGCCCAGCGCACGGAAACGCAGGCTGTCAGTCTGGAAGAAACAGCCTCCCGTCTCAACCAGCTTACAAATGCCGTGACCCGGAGCGCTGACGGCGCCAAGGATGCGTCCACCCTTGCATCCAACGTCCGCACCAATGCCGCCAGATCCGGCGAGGTTGTGAACAACGCTGTCAAGGCCATGGAGCAGATCAGAAACACTTCACAGTCAATTTCGCAGATTGTCGGCATGATTGATGAAATTGCCTTTCTGACCAACATGCTGTCGCTGAATGCCGCTGTTGAGGCAGCACGTGCGGGTGAGGCTGGAGTGGGTTTCTCCGTGGTCGCTTCCGAAGTCCGTCAGCTCGCGAAACGCTCCGCCGACGCTTCAAAACAGATCAGGGACTTGATTTCCAGTTCCGACATTCAGGTTCAGCGGGGTGTTGAAATGGTGGGAACCGCTGGCAAAGCCCTGCAGTCCATCATGGCCGAGATGTTCCATATGGATAATCTGATGTCTGACATCGCCACAGGCGCCCAGGAACAGGCACAGGGGTTGGCACAGATCAATGAGTCTGTGAGCAAGCTTGACCACATGACCCAGAAGAATGCGGCGATGGCAACGCAAAGCACAAAAGCCGCAAACGCTCTGGACGGTCAGGCAAAACGACTTGAGAGACTTACTGGAAATTTCAAAATCACTTCATCCGGTGAAACTTTAGCACAGATATTTACGCCTGAACTGTGTGGTGTTTAG
- a CDS encoding 2OG-Fe(II) oxygenase family protein: protein MRLIHYPYDPTAHDVAGIGAHTDFECFTLLRATAPGLEVMNGQGQWIDAPPIENAFIVNIGDMLELLSGGEFIATSHRVRKVKKERYSFPLFFSLDYNTRVQPLPGRENPALPTQSLLAGEHLFAQTAQIFTYLKQRLADGTLILPDSSLALSSFGQESRHLNA, encoded by the coding sequence TTGCGACTGATCCATTATCCTTATGATCCGACAGCACACGATGTAGCGGGCATCGGCGCGCATACTGACTTCGAATGTTTCACATTGCTGCGTGCAACGGCGCCCGGTCTGGAAGTCATGAACGGTCAGGGACAGTGGATTGATGCTCCTCCGATCGAAAACGCCTTCATCGTTAATATTGGTGATATGCTAGAACTTCTCAGCGGAGGGGAGTTTATCGCCACATCACATCGGGTAAGAAAAGTAAAAAAGGAACGCTATTCGTTCCCCTTATTTTTCTCTCTGGACTATAATACACGAGTACAGCCGCTGCCCGGTCGGGAGAACCCCGCTCTCCCGACACAGAGCCTTCTGGCCGGGGAGCATCTTTTTGCGCAGACAGCCCAGATATTTACCTATCTGAAACAACGTCTTGCAGATGGAACCCTGATTCTGCCAGACTCTTCACTGGCGCTCTCCTCCTTTGGTCAGGAATCACGGCATCTGAACGCGTAA
- a CDS encoding LysR family transcriptional regulator, whose product MKTQKVVSPTEQTLKAFIRKVDWNLCRDFLAIVEYGGIGSAARATGRQQPSLSSSLKRFENHIGFTLCTRSSRGIELTPSGKAVFELCREMAGCVMAIPQHAAAAAGCIEGTLRLSMLADLGIRAVDDTIIMFHEIYPSVSLHIDVAPWRDTIEAVVRGDADIGISCDNAPRDTLRYVLMGCEKQQLYCHASSSIFQELQSLLSDPGQYKPQVFSKYNFILTGNDEPQELFSFRKRHGLGRHIGGQADTLSEARRLIRLGVGIGFLPTDFAAGDVQTGQLVPLLPEEILPRYPIYMITRAETPDGTAASLIVNVIISRTAGKEMQQSP is encoded by the coding sequence GTGAAAACACAAAAGGTCGTCTCTCCCACAGAACAGACCCTCAAGGCCTTTATCCGTAAGGTTGACTGGAATCTCTGTAGGGATTTTCTGGCTATTGTTGAATATGGAGGCATAGGCTCCGCTGCACGAGCAACAGGACGACAGCAGCCCAGTCTTAGCTCTTCTCTCAAGCGGTTTGAGAATCATATCGGTTTCACTCTCTGCACCCGATCAAGCCGAGGAATAGAACTGACACCATCCGGAAAGGCTGTTTTTGAACTGTGCCGGGAAATGGCCGGATGTGTCATGGCAATCCCCCAGCATGCGGCCGCCGCCGCCGGATGTATTGAGGGGACCCTGAGGCTCAGCATGCTCGCCGATCTTGGAATTCGCGCTGTTGATGACACCATCATCATGTTTCATGAAATATATCCATCCGTTTCCCTCCACATCGACGTTGCGCCCTGGCGTGACACAATTGAAGCTGTCGTAAGAGGGGATGCTGATATTGGCATAAGCTGCGACAATGCGCCCCGGGACACTCTCCGTTATGTGCTGATGGGATGCGAAAAGCAGCAGCTTTATTGTCACGCTTCCTCCAGCATCTTTCAGGAGCTGCAATCGCTTCTTTCTGATCCCGGACAGTACAAACCTCAAGTTTTTTCGAAGTACAACTTCATTCTGACCGGAAATGACGAGCCGCAGGAACTTTTTTCATTCCGGAAGCGCCATGGGCTGGGTCGCCATATCGGTGGGCAGGCTGACACGCTGAGCGAGGCGCGCCGGCTTATTCGCCTTGGTGTGGGAATCGGTTTTCTACCAACAGATTTCGCGGCCGGAGATGTCCAGACCGGACAACTTGTTCCGCTTCTGCCTGAGGAGATTCTTCCGCGTTATCCGATCTACATGATCACGCGCGCGGAGACCCCGGACGGCACTGCGGCATCCTTGATCGTGAATGTCATCATTTCAAGAACGGCAGGAAAGGAGATGCAGCAAAGCCCCTGA
- a CDS encoding ABC transporter substrate-binding protein: MKLGYGLKRLALALSLSLATLGSAQAAPLQVGFSDWPGFVAWQIAIEKNWFKEAGIDVNFQWFDYSASLDAYAAGKLDAIAATNGDVLVTGSSGRKSIIVMANDYSDGNDMIIAVPGISSLSELKGKKIAVETGLVDHLMLLTALKQVGLSEKDVTLVNTKTNETPQVLASGSVAAIAAWQPSSGQALREVPGSRPLFTSREAPGLIYDVLAVSPESLKEHREEWKRLISVWDRVVAYIRDPKTRDDAVAIMSARVGLPPASYTKLLKGTHLLTIEGNREIYKRTEGLSSLLGSTRNADAFNIRYDVYKTPQNVPSYLDASLIQP, encoded by the coding sequence ATGAAGTTAGGATACGGACTTAAACGTCTTGCGCTGGCTCTCAGCCTATCACTGGCCACCCTCGGCTCGGCGCAGGCCGCTCCTCTACAGGTCGGTTTCAGTGACTGGCCCGGTTTTGTGGCCTGGCAGATCGCCATCGAGAAAAACTGGTTCAAGGAAGCTGGTATCGACGTCAATTTTCAATGGTTCGACTACAGCGCCTCGCTGGATGCCTACGCGGCAGGAAAACTTGATGCCATAGCGGCAACAAATGGCGATGTTCTTGTCACGGGCTCATCCGGTCGGAAAAGCATCATCGTCATGGCTAATGACTATTCTGACGGCAATGACATGATCATCGCAGTTCCGGGCATCTCATCCCTCTCCGAACTGAAGGGAAAGAAAATTGCCGTGGAAACCGGACTTGTCGATCACCTCATGCTTCTGACGGCACTCAAGCAGGTCGGACTTTCGGAAAAGGACGTGACATTGGTCAACACAAAAACCAATGAAACACCGCAGGTTCTTGCTTCAGGTTCAGTCGCCGCCATTGCCGCCTGGCAACCTAGTTCAGGACAGGCGCTTCGGGAGGTTCCCGGCTCCAGACCACTCTTCACATCACGGGAAGCGCCAGGCCTTATCTACGACGTTCTGGCCGTCAGCCCGGAAAGTCTGAAAGAGCACAGAGAGGAATGGAAGCGGCTTATTTCAGTCTGGGACCGCGTGGTGGCCTACATCAGGGACCCGAAAACACGCGATGACGCCGTCGCCATCATGTCTGCCCGTGTGGGTCTTCCACCGGCAAGCTATACAAAACTTCTCAAAGGCACCCACCTGCTGACCATCGAAGGAAACCGTGAAATCTACAAAAGAACGGAGGGGCTATCCTCTCTTCTGGGTTCCACCCGCAATGCGGATGCATTCAACATCCGTTACGACGTTTACAAAACACCGCAGAATGTCCCGTCTTACCTTGATGCGAGCCTGATCCAGCCTTAA
- a CDS encoding dienelactone hydrolase family protein yields MNSSITLTAADGHEFSAWQAGAQDAPYALIVVQEIFGVNNNIRNVADEFAAAGFSVLAPAVFDRAQRNVELGYSPEDVQEGLRLRNEIPLADTLADLHACVQHFRHHAPRRKIGIIGYCWGGTLAWDAATHTHDLGAAVSWYGGGIAAHKDATPHCPVQLHFGVEDTSIPHQDVKIIRETHPEVELYVYDDAGHGFGNRDRSSFNADANRLAWERSVEFLKASLHT; encoded by the coding sequence ATGAATTCGAGCATTACCCTGACCGCCGCCGATGGTCATGAATTTTCCGCCTGGCAAGCCGGAGCGCAGGATGCGCCTTATGCGCTGATCGTGGTGCAGGAAATTTTCGGCGTAAACAACAATATCCGAAATGTAGCGGACGAATTCGCCGCTGCTGGTTTCTCGGTGCTCGCACCCGCTGTTTTCGATCGCGCGCAACGCAACGTCGAGTTGGGATACAGCCCGGAAGACGTGCAGGAAGGGCTTCGTCTGCGGAACGAAATCCCGCTGGCCGATACGCTCGCCGACCTCCATGCCTGCGTGCAACACTTCAGGCATCACGCCCCCCGCCGCAAGATAGGCATCATCGGCTACTGCTGGGGCGGTACGCTGGCCTGGGACGCCGCGACCCATACGCACGATCTGGGAGCCGCTGTCAGCTGGTATGGTGGCGGCATTGCGGCTCACAAGGACGCCACACCTCACTGCCCCGTGCAACTGCATTTCGGTGTAGAAGACACCTCCATTCCGCATCAGGACGTAAAAATCATCCGTGAGACGCATCCCGAAGTCGAGCTATACGTTTATGACGATGCAGGACATGGTTTTGGAAACAGGGATCGTTCCAGCTTCAATGCCGACGCCAACCGTCTGGCATGGGAGCGCAGCGTCGAGTTCCTGAAAGCCAGCCTGCATACATGA
- the ppk2 gene encoding polyphosphate kinase 2 has translation MSEERTALSAAEERLRTREDILDDIDEEFELELDDRRFEGEAVEGGSFRRTYFRELLRMQGELVKLQDWVQETGYRLVVLFEGRDSAGKGGAIKRITQRLNPRICRVAALSAPTERERTQWYFQRYVSHLPSAGEIVLFDRSWYNRAGVERVMGFCTDDQYEEFYRSVPEFERMLVRSGIKLVKYWFSITDDEQERRFHARIQDPLKQWKLSPMDLQSRIRWEDYTRAKEEMLERSSIEEAPWWVVQAVDKKKARLNCINHLLSQVPYEAVERPLAQLPPRKFNPDYERQPTPESLIVPEVY, from the coding sequence GTGAGCGAAGAACGAACAGCCTTGTCTGCTGCCGAGGAGCGGCTTCGCACACGCGAGGACATTCTCGACGATATTGACGAAGAGTTTGAGCTTGAACTCGACGACCGGCGTTTTGAGGGAGAAGCTGTAGAAGGCGGCTCTTTCCGTCGGACCTATTTCCGTGAACTTCTGCGCATGCAGGGCGAACTCGTCAAATTGCAGGACTGGGTGCAGGAAACCGGCTACCGTCTTGTCGTGCTGTTTGAAGGCCGTGATTCCGCTGGCAAGGGTGGCGCCATCAAACGCATCACCCAGCGTCTGAATCCCCGTATCTGCCGGGTTGCCGCTCTTTCCGCACCGACGGAACGTGAGCGCACACAGTGGTATTTCCAGCGCTATGTCAGCCACCTGCCGTCTGCCGGTGAGATCGTTCTGTTCGATCGTAGCTGGTATAATCGCGCCGGTGTCGAGCGGGTCATGGGTTTCTGCACGGACGACCAATATGAAGAGTTCTACCGCTCTGTGCCCGAGTTTGAGCGCATGCTGGTCAGAAGCGGTATCAAGCTTGTGAAATACTGGTTTTCGATCACGGACGATGAGCAGGAGCGCCGTTTCCACGCCCGTATTCAGGACCCGCTGAAGCAGTGGAAGCTCAGTCCGATGGACCTTCAGAGCCGCATCCGGTGGGAAGACTATACCCGCGCCAAGGAAGAGATGCTGGAGCGTTCAAGCATTGAAGAGGCCCCCTGGTGGGTCGTGCAGGCTGTGGACAAGAAAAAAGCCCGTCTGAACTGCATCAATCACCTGCTCTCACAGGTGCCTTATGAAGCTGTGGAACGCCCGCTGGCGCAGTTGCCGCCGCGCAAGTTCAATCCGGACTATGAGCGTCAGCCAACACCTGAATCGCTGATCGTGCCGGAAGTTTACTGA